A genomic segment from Polyangium mundeleinium encodes:
- a CDS encoding P1 family peptidase, with the protein MPAERTLRNSITDVSGVEVAHLTVAEGDVQTGVTVVMPCPPSVWHRKFSLGAYAAGGGLSWTGVEVAEDFGTFASPIVLCNATSVGAAYDALITRGHKRDPELPVDDGWPPIVVGIDDGYLNDLRRRRVKHDDVLAACEAARGEPPACGSVGVGRGLVALGFKGGVGDAAAAARVGSDAFVVGVLLAANGGAPRGTSAVRVVSPGFVAIVATDAPLFPAELRLLGEAAIRGIDAAVTIGGEEGRLALAFSVANTIDGSLTAPPGRLYEARRLGDDGLGPLFDAAARASRAALGKALGEATAVTGRKGRTVEKAHAEIVASLAFAGR; encoded by the coding sequence ATGCCGGCCGAGCGCACGTTACGCAATTCGATCACCGACGTCTCCGGCGTCGAGGTCGCGCACCTGACCGTGGCCGAGGGCGACGTGCAGACGGGCGTGACCGTGGTGATGCCGTGCCCGCCGTCCGTGTGGCATCGAAAGTTTTCCCTCGGCGCCTACGCGGCCGGCGGAGGGCTTTCGTGGACGGGCGTGGAGGTGGCGGAGGACTTCGGCACGTTCGCATCCCCGATCGTGCTTTGCAATGCGACGAGCGTGGGCGCGGCCTACGACGCGTTGATCACGCGGGGGCACAAGCGGGACCCGGAGCTGCCGGTCGACGATGGATGGCCGCCCATCGTGGTGGGAATCGACGATGGGTATTTGAATGACCTCCGGCGCCGGCGGGTAAAACACGACGACGTGCTCGCGGCCTGCGAAGCGGCGCGAGGCGAACCGCCGGCCTGCGGGAGCGTGGGCGTGGGCCGCGGGCTCGTGGCCCTCGGGTTCAAGGGCGGCGTGGGGGACGCTGCGGCGGCGGCGCGCGTCGGGAGCGATGCATTCGTCGTGGGCGTGCTCCTCGCGGCGAATGGGGGGGCGCCACGCGGGACGAGCGCCGTGCGCGTGGTTTCGCCCGGATTCGTGGCGATCGTCGCGACGGACGCGCCGCTGTTTCCCGCGGAGCTTCGATTGCTTGGCGAAGCGGCCATTCGGGGGATCGACGCGGCCGTGACGATTGGCGGCGAGGAGGGGCGGCTCGCGCTCGCGTTTTCGGTGGCGAATACGATCGACGGATCACTCACGGCGCCGCCGGGGCGGCTTTACGAGGCGCGCAGGCTCGGGGACGACGGGCTCGGCCCGCTCTTCGACGCGGCGGCCCGCGCGTCGCGGGCGGCGCTGGGAAAGGCGCTCGGAGAAGCGACCGCGGTGACGGGGCGGAAGGGGCGCACGGTCGAAAAGGCGCATGCCGAGATCGTGGCGTCCCTTGCATTCGCTGGGCGTTGA
- a CDS encoding response regulator, with amino-acid sequence MIHVLLADDQTLVRQGIKSLLALTPDIRVAAEASDGEEALAIVATTALDVLLLDVRMPRKTGLDVLTALRGKPKVPPTILLTTFDDDAVAAAGIRLGARGFLLKDIGLEQLAEAIRAVASGGTLWNPAITERVLRGLDRLKPDVTVIEPPTALTAREVEVLRLMASGASNREIAEMLGTAEGTVKNHASSIFSKLGVRDRTKAVLRAIELGYI; translated from the coding sequence GTGATTCACGTTTTGCTCGCGGACGATCAAACGCTCGTGCGGCAGGGCATCAAGAGCCTGCTCGCGCTCACGCCCGACATCCGGGTCGCCGCCGAGGCGAGCGACGGGGAGGAGGCGCTCGCGATCGTGGCGACGACCGCGCTCGACGTGCTCCTGCTCGACGTACGAATGCCGCGGAAGACAGGGCTCGACGTGCTCACGGCGCTCCGCGGAAAGCCCAAGGTGCCGCCCACGATCCTGCTCACGACGTTCGACGACGACGCGGTCGCCGCCGCGGGGATCCGGCTCGGCGCGCGGGGATTTTTGCTGAAGGACATCGGCCTCGAGCAGCTCGCCGAGGCGATCCGCGCGGTCGCCTCGGGCGGGACGCTCTGGAACCCGGCGATCACCGAGCGCGTGCTGCGCGGGCTCGATCGCTTGAAGCCCGATGTCACCGTGATCGAGCCGCCCACCGCGCTCACGGCGCGCGAGGTCGAGGTCCTGCGCCTCATGGCCTCGGGGGCGAGCAACCGCGAGATCGCCGAGATGCTGGGCACGGCCGAGGGGACCGTGAAAAACCACGCGTCGAGCATCTTCTCGAAGCTCGGCGTGCGTGATCGGACGAAGGCCGTGCTCCGGGCGATCGAGCTCGGCTACATCTAG
- a CDS encoding TetR/AcrR family transcriptional regulator: MRDGEQGGARERILEAAIEVVAREGIEALTVRAIALEAGVNVAAINYYFGSKERLVEEVLARTLENGLGEQLRELDTFVEAEGGDVRAALERFVPAFFPDAVRYPRLSAAHLHDAIVRQDYTGKAVQQYRDFLEGFFRRVRPALPAGSEEEQRLRVAAFWSAIHMVCLAPRLCEGFVPHALHAPAGAAPFARLLVRQLLGDRPEAQSRPRDRKRRRDPA, translated from the coding sequence GTGAGGGACGGCGAGCAAGGCGGCGCGCGTGAGCGGATCCTCGAGGCCGCGATCGAGGTCGTCGCGCGGGAAGGGATCGAGGCCCTCACGGTGCGCGCGATCGCCCTGGAAGCGGGCGTGAACGTTGCCGCGATCAACTACTATTTCGGGAGCAAAGAACGCCTCGTCGAGGAGGTGCTCGCGCGCACGCTGGAGAATGGCCTCGGCGAGCAGCTCCGCGAGCTCGACACCTTCGTCGAGGCCGAGGGCGGGGACGTTCGCGCGGCGCTCGAGCGCTTCGTGCCGGCGTTTTTCCCGGACGCCGTCCGGTACCCGCGCCTCAGCGCGGCGCACCTGCACGACGCCATCGTCCGCCAAGACTACACGGGCAAGGCCGTCCAGCAATATCGCGACTTCCTCGAAGGGTTTTTCCGTCGCGTACGCCCCGCCTTGCCGGCGGGCTCGGAGGAAGAGCAACGCCTCCGCGTCGCCGCATTCTGGTCCGCCATTCACATGGTTTGCCTCGCGCCGCGCCTTTGCGAGGGGTTCGTCCCCCACGCCCTTCACGCGCCTGCGGGGGCCGCGCCGTTCGCGCGCCTGCTCGTCCGGCAGCTCCTCGGCGATCGCCCCGAAGCGCAGAGCCGCCCCCGAGACCGCAAGCGGCGGCGCGACCCTGCCTGA
- a CDS encoding aromatic ring-hydroxylating oxygenase subunit alpha — MNMPQRTRGERHSLPMLEGGEPPLPRDCWYPIASARLVRERPQTVRRLGRFVVLWRDASGKIVAHDARCPHRGADLGLGCVISGELACPYHGFRFGTDGECTAMPCEPEGKPSRRDLSIRRYEVREHRGLVWLWHGDGASDRPPLPWFEDLPETDRHAWDHETVWPLPQLRVMEGMLDLHHVPFAHGRYLRGIGTRLDPYEVKVEGGTVSTFGALRRPGDGPERGFSARIDARLPGLVFLRFGPRLSGIVACTPVDREATWIFARYFVELPVVGKLLAALSLWAEFALVQPDDQRMLMSTTPREPDVRDQKLVRADLGIAQWHKLFFRAVRGTDAARVPGEGQG, encoded by the coding sequence ATGAACATGCCACAACGGACGCGCGGCGAAAGACACTCGCTTCCGATGCTCGAAGGCGGGGAGCCTCCGCTCCCGCGTGATTGCTGGTATCCCATCGCGTCCGCGCGCCTCGTCCGCGAGCGACCGCAGACCGTGCGGCGGCTGGGCCGGTTCGTCGTCCTCTGGCGCGACGCGAGCGGCAAAATCGTGGCCCACGACGCGCGGTGCCCCCATCGCGGGGCGGACCTCGGCCTTGGCTGCGTGATCTCGGGCGAGCTCGCATGCCCGTATCATGGGTTTCGTTTCGGGACCGACGGCGAATGCACGGCGATGCCCTGCGAGCCCGAAGGCAAGCCGAGCCGACGTGATCTTTCCATTCGTCGATACGAGGTGCGTGAGCACCGCGGCCTGGTGTGGCTATGGCATGGGGATGGCGCTTCGGACCGGCCTCCGCTGCCTTGGTTCGAGGACCTACCCGAAACGGATCGACATGCGTGGGACCACGAGACCGTGTGGCCGCTGCCGCAGCTCCGCGTGATGGAGGGGATGCTCGACCTGCACCACGTGCCCTTCGCGCACGGCCGGTATCTGCGTGGCATTGGAACGCGGCTCGACCCGTACGAGGTAAAAGTCGAGGGGGGCACGGTAAGCACGTTCGGCGCGCTGCGGAGACCCGGAGACGGCCCGGAGCGTGGCTTCAGCGCTCGGATCGATGCGCGGCTGCCTGGGCTCGTGTTCCTCCGCTTCGGACCGCGTTTGTCCGGTATCGTCGCGTGCACGCCGGTCGATCGCGAGGCGACGTGGATCTTCGCGCGATACTTCGTGGAGCTGCCCGTCGTGGGAAAACTCCTCGCGGCGCTCTCCTTGTGGGCCGAGTTCGCGCTGGTGCAGCCGGATGATCAACGCATGCTGATGTCGACGACGCCCCGCGAGCCGGACGTTCGTGATCAAAAACTCGTTCGCGCGGACCTCGGCATCGCGCAATGGCACAAGCTGTTTTTCCGCGCCGTGCGCGGTACGGATGCGGCGCGCGTCCCGGGTGAGGGGCAGGGGTAG
- a CDS encoding sensor histidine kinase, whose amino-acid sequence MDRPPPTRMLLFVAGTLAWAAIAQPFLLPLARDPASLGDATVAASFVAHTAYLGAFVTSASRLDRLGPKSRLVLLAVQSISALVLVHLRNLWLEAGLLAIVAAQASLLLSRGAALGWVAVQTVAIFPFYVGRADVPQAAFWTAGVLGFQLFATTIGTVARHEAAARAELSRVNAELRAAQVMLAESARTAERLHIARELHDAVGHHLTAMSIHLELARRTSPGEEALARAHELAKSTLSEVRGVVRAMREERTLDLPRAIEALAAGVPRPQVHVDLAEGLVIDDDALAHALFRGVQEAITNAARHGGAENLWIRLAAGPEGLVLEARDDGRGAEGAIEGSGLSGLRERIEALGGALTVTPGPGKGFEWRAVVPPRAGTMAAP is encoded by the coding sequence ATGGACCGGCCGCCGCCCACCCGGATGCTGCTTTTCGTGGCGGGGACGCTGGCGTGGGCCGCGATCGCCCAGCCGTTCCTGCTGCCACTCGCGCGGGACCCGGCGAGCCTGGGCGATGCGACCGTGGCCGCGAGCTTCGTGGCGCACACGGCGTACCTCGGGGCGTTCGTGACGAGCGCGTCGCGGCTCGACAGGCTCGGGCCCAAGAGCCGGCTCGTGCTGCTCGCCGTGCAATCGATCTCCGCGCTCGTGCTCGTTCATCTACGGAACCTGTGGCTCGAAGCGGGCCTCTTGGCGATCGTCGCGGCGCAGGCGTCGCTCCTCTTGTCGCGAGGCGCGGCGCTCGGCTGGGTCGCGGTGCAGACCGTGGCGATCTTCCCCTTTTACGTCGGGCGTGCCGACGTGCCGCAGGCGGCGTTCTGGACGGCGGGCGTGCTCGGCTTTCAGCTTTTCGCGACCACGATCGGGACGGTGGCGCGGCACGAGGCGGCCGCGCGCGCCGAGCTTTCGCGGGTCAACGCCGAGCTTCGCGCCGCGCAGGTGATGCTCGCCGAGAGCGCGCGCACGGCCGAGCGGCTGCACATCGCGCGCGAGTTGCACGATGCCGTGGGCCATCACCTCACGGCGATGAGCATCCACCTGGAGCTCGCGCGCCGCACCTCGCCGGGCGAAGAGGCCCTCGCGCGGGCGCACGAGCTCGCGAAGAGCACGCTCTCCGAGGTGCGCGGCGTCGTGCGCGCGATGCGCGAGGAGCGCACGCTCGACCTGCCGCGCGCGATCGAGGCGCTCGCCGCGGGGGTGCCGCGTCCGCAGGTGCACGTCGATCTCGCCGAGGGGCTCGTGATTGACGACGACGCCCTGGCCCACGCGCTCTTCCGTGGCGTGCAGGAGGCGATCACCAATGCGGCGCGCCACGGCGGCGCGGAGAATTTGTGGATCCGGCTCGCCGCGGGGCCGGAGGGCCTCGTGCTCGAAGCGCGCGACGACGGGCGCGGCGCGGAGGGAGCCATCGAGGGCAGCGGCCTTTCGGGTTTGCGCGAGCGGATCGAGGCGCTCGGCGGGGCCTTGACCGTGACGCCCGGTCCGGGCAAAGGTTTTGAATGGCGCGCGGTCGTCCCGCCGCGCGCGGGGACGATGGCTGCGCCGTGA
- a CDS encoding IgGFc-binding protein, with protein MRTVSKMRAAGVTAVQGTLALCVAFATWTCGQDTQGSGASGGGANGGAGGTGGTGGEGAVFFDGGPDANGALACSPDLRSIVDEAGQVVSVCPADQGCLDGACAPACDAAAESKGNVGCNFRVTTPGSYPPALPPCFAVFLTNTWPRPAKVSVTRGGQSFDVTGFGRIPKNGMPESSWPAVPAEGIPEGEVAVLFLSHDPNSIMPETGKSLTCPVPPAIEAPTLVPGTGRGEAFHIVSDTPVSAYDILPYGGAESFFPSAQLLFPTSAWGTNYIVMATPKGTAMPPGPIFAHVLATEDNTKVDLLPTVDLPAGADFPAAPKGMPASFTLSAGEYLQWELPTSSPDPSGSVVLSDKPVAVITGNRFFRLQPVPAPGGEATHQQILPVSALANEYVAAPYETRRKDLQPENIHYRIVGVADGTTLTFDPPVAGAPQALAQGQIADFQATGPFRVSSQDGAHPFSIAQIMDTSNIPGGTREGATAPNFEKNLGDEEFVIMLPPEQFLSNYVFFTDPAYPTTNLSLTRVKTSKGFSEVTVDCLGAISGWKPAGSDGRFEVTTVDLMRAEVGVNGCQNGRHTAKSDGPFGLVVWGLDSYSSYAYPAGGYAVTITDVVIPPVPK; from the coding sequence ATGAGGACGGTGTCGAAGATGCGGGCAGCGGGCGTGACGGCGGTCCAGGGCACGCTCGCCCTCTGCGTCGCGTTCGCGACGTGGACGTGTGGCCAGGATACCCAGGGCAGCGGGGCCTCGGGCGGCGGCGCGAACGGCGGCGCGGGCGGCACCGGCGGTACGGGCGGCGAAGGGGCCGTGTTCTTCGACGGCGGGCCCGACGCGAACGGCGCCCTCGCTTGTAGCCCCGATCTGCGCTCGATCGTCGACGAGGCCGGGCAGGTCGTCTCGGTTTGTCCCGCCGATCAAGGTTGCCTCGATGGGGCGTGCGCGCCCGCCTGCGACGCCGCCGCCGAGAGCAAAGGCAACGTCGGCTGCAATTTCCGCGTCACGACCCCGGGCTCCTATCCACCGGCGCTCCCGCCCTGCTTTGCGGTTTTCTTGACGAACACCTGGCCTCGGCCCGCGAAGGTGTCCGTCACGCGCGGCGGGCAATCGTTCGACGTGACGGGCTTCGGCCGGATCCCCAAGAACGGCATGCCCGAATCGTCGTGGCCCGCGGTGCCCGCGGAGGGCATTCCGGAGGGCGAGGTCGCGGTGCTTTTCCTCTCGCACGATCCGAATTCGATCATGCCGGAGACGGGCAAATCGCTGACCTGCCCGGTTCCGCCCGCGATCGAGGCGCCGACGCTCGTCCCGGGCACGGGGCGCGGCGAGGCGTTCCACATCGTCTCTGACACGCCCGTGAGCGCGTACGACATTCTCCCGTACGGCGGCGCCGAGTCCTTTTTCCCGAGCGCGCAGCTTCTTTTCCCGACCTCGGCGTGGGGCACGAACTACATCGTGATGGCCACGCCCAAGGGCACGGCCATGCCGCCGGGGCCGATCTTCGCGCACGTCCTCGCGACCGAGGACAATACGAAAGTTGACCTCCTCCCGACCGTCGACCTGCCCGCGGGCGCTGATTTCCCCGCGGCGCCGAAGGGAATGCCGGCGAGCTTCACGCTCTCGGCCGGGGAGTATTTGCAATGGGAGCTCCCGACGAGCTCGCCGGATCCGTCCGGGAGCGTGGTGCTCAGCGACAAACCCGTCGCCGTCATCACGGGAAACCGCTTCTTCCGGCTGCAGCCCGTGCCGGCGCCCGGCGGCGAGGCCACGCACCAGCAGATCTTGCCGGTCTCGGCGCTCGCGAACGAATACGTGGCCGCGCCTTACGAGACACGCAGGAAGGATCTCCAGCCTGAGAACATCCACTATCGCATCGTCGGCGTCGCGGACGGCACGACGCTCACGTTCGATCCGCCCGTGGCCGGCGCGCCCCAGGCGCTCGCGCAAGGCCAGATTGCCGATTTCCAGGCGACAGGCCCGTTCCGCGTGTCGAGCCAGGACGGGGCGCATCCCTTCTCGATCGCGCAGATCATGGATACCAGCAACATCCCGGGCGGCACACGCGAGGGCGCGACGGCGCCGAATTTCGAGAAGAACCTCGGCGACGAGGAATTCGTGATCATGCTGCCGCCGGAGCAGTTCCTCTCGAACTACGTCTTCTTCACGGACCCCGCCTATCCGACGACGAACCTCTCGCTCACGCGGGTGAAGACGAGCAAGGGTTTTTCCGAGGTCACCGTCGATTGCCTGGGCGCCATCTCCGGGTGGAAGCCGGCCGGTTCGGACGGCCGATTCGAGGTGACGACGGTGGATCTGATGCGCGCCGAGGTGGGCGTGAACGGCTGCCAGAACGGCCGGCACACGGCCAAGAGCGACGGGCCGTTCGGGCTCGTGGTATGGGGCCTCGACAGCTATTCGTCGTATGCGTATCCCGCCGGTGGATACGCCGTCACCATCACCGACGTGGTGATCCCGCCCGTGCCCAAATGA
- a CDS encoding DmpA family aminopeptidase yields MAVKSDTGRVSRRALLAGGALAAISAGCSVVPAEAPRAPPARRRIRDLGIAIGSLTPGRWNAITDVPGVRVGHVTRIEGEGPLVPGRGPIRTGVTVIMPGDDVWRDNVPAARFTLNGNGELTGVSTLDRRGLLETPIFLTDTSNIGRVMDGALAWMLDRYPEIGDSAPVPTPVVGETWAAFLHDAEGRHLTEEHVREAISAARSGPVEEGAVGGGTGMLCYEFKGGIGTASRRLPAAMGNYTLGVLVQTNHGRRAQLRIDGVPVGREITEGMPYEGRKSKSILIIGATDAPMTPLQLGRLAKRMALGLARTGAVSMHGSGDLLLFFSTGVRVRRGAASTVASVWNDEHISVAHEAAVEATEEAVLNALAMARTMNGIHGNTAHALPLDRLPEIMRKYGRPIPGR; encoded by the coding sequence ATGGCCGTGAAGAGCGACACCGGGAGAGTCTCGCGCCGCGCGCTCCTGGCCGGCGGCGCGCTCGCCGCCATCAGCGCAGGATGCAGCGTCGTACCGGCCGAGGCGCCTCGCGCGCCGCCCGCCCGCCGGAGGATCCGGGACCTCGGCATCGCCATCGGCTCGCTCACGCCCGGCCGCTGGAATGCGATCACCGACGTGCCCGGCGTGCGCGTGGGGCACGTGACGCGTATCGAAGGCGAAGGCCCGCTCGTGCCCGGCCGCGGGCCGATCCGCACCGGCGTGACCGTGATCATGCCCGGCGACGACGTTTGGCGGGACAATGTCCCCGCGGCACGCTTCACGTTGAACGGCAATGGTGAGCTCACGGGGGTCTCCACGCTTGATCGGCGTGGCCTTTTGGAGACGCCGATTTTCCTGACCGACACCTCGAACATCGGCCGCGTGATGGACGGTGCGCTCGCGTGGATGCTCGACAGGTATCCGGAGATCGGCGACAGCGCGCCTGTGCCCACGCCGGTCGTGGGCGAGACCTGGGCGGCGTTTCTTCATGACGCCGAGGGCCGACACCTCACGGAGGAGCACGTGCGTGAGGCGATCTCGGCGGCGCGCAGCGGGCCTGTCGAGGAGGGGGCCGTGGGCGGCGGCACGGGCATGTTGTGTTACGAGTTCAAGGGCGGGATCGGAACCGCGTCGCGGCGCCTGCCTGCCGCGATGGGGAATTACACGCTCGGCGTGCTCGTGCAGACGAACCACGGCAGGAGGGCGCAGCTCCGGATCGACGGGGTGCCGGTGGGTCGTGAGATCACCGAGGGAATGCCGTACGAGGGACGGAAGTCGAAATCGATTTTGATCATCGGCGCCACCGACGCGCCGATGACACCGTTGCAGCTCGGCCGCCTCGCGAAGCGGATGGCGCTCGGGCTCGCGCGGACCGGAGCGGTCTCGATGCACGGATCGGGGGATCTCCTGCTTTTCTTTTCGACGGGCGTCCGCGTCCGGCGCGGAGCAGCCTCGACGGTGGCGTCCGTCTGGAACGACGAGCACATCAGCGTGGCGCACGAGGCGGCGGTCGAGGCCACGGAGGAGGCCGTGCTCAATGCCCTCGCGATGGCCCGGACGATGAACGGGATTCACGGAAACACGGCCCACGCATTGCCGCTCGACCGGTTGCCGGAGATCATGCGCAAGTACGGGCGCCCGATTCCGGGGCGCTAG
- a CDS encoding AraC family transcriptional regulator produces MTSDAKNADFARQPTHNARLAGRIVDVAAASGADTAALCRAAGLSGVDLGSPETRVPLTSIYTLVENAAVAVGEPLFGVKVASGVDVEIFDVLGFLVLTSPTFGVAMERILRYQRLWNDGERYSLVVAAGRAHLRYEPFGAARPAHRLMAEMFAFDVGVNAPKLVAEPVSPEVIRFRGEPPPDHAAYRAVFHAPVTFGSPIDEVVLPADLFERAMPLANEAMHAYFQRHADAALARLGPETSLLSRLRTFVADRLPEGGASLAAAAASLGMSGRTLQRRLRAEGTSFEDLVDGVRRARAMAYLDARVSLAEVAYLLGYAEPSVFHRAFKRWTGMSPETWRAANTRETSR; encoded by the coding sequence GTGACATCGGACGCCAAAAACGCTGACTTCGCGCGACAACCGACCCACAACGCGCGCCTCGCAGGCCGCATCGTCGACGTCGCCGCGGCGAGCGGGGCAGATACCGCGGCCCTCTGCCGCGCGGCAGGTCTGTCGGGCGTGGACCTCGGGTCGCCGGAGACGCGCGTGCCCCTCACCTCGATCTACACGCTCGTGGAGAACGCCGCCGTCGCGGTCGGCGAGCCGCTCTTCGGCGTGAAGGTCGCGTCCGGCGTCGATGTCGAAATCTTCGACGTGCTCGGCTTCCTCGTGCTCACGAGCCCCACGTTCGGCGTGGCCATGGAGCGCATCCTGCGGTACCAGCGCCTCTGGAACGACGGCGAACGGTATTCGCTCGTCGTCGCGGCGGGGCGCGCGCATCTGCGGTACGAGCCCTTCGGCGCAGCACGACCGGCGCACCGCCTCATGGCCGAGATGTTTGCCTTCGACGTCGGCGTGAATGCGCCCAAGCTCGTCGCCGAGCCCGTCTCCCCCGAGGTCATACGATTTCGAGGCGAACCACCTCCCGACCACGCAGCCTATAGAGCCGTATTCCATGCGCCCGTGACCTTCGGCTCCCCGATCGACGAGGTGGTCCTGCCCGCGGACCTTTTCGAGAGGGCCATGCCGCTCGCCAACGAGGCCATGCACGCGTACTTCCAGCGCCATGCCGACGCGGCGCTCGCGCGGCTTGGCCCCGAGACTTCGCTCCTCTCTCGATTGCGTACGTTCGTCGCCGATCGCCTGCCCGAAGGCGGCGCATCCCTCGCCGCGGCCGCGGCCTCTCTCGGCATGAGCGGACGTACGCTGCAGCGGCGTTTGCGCGCGGAGGGCACGTCGTTCGAAGACCTCGTCGACGGCGTCCGCCGCGCACGCGCCATGGCCTACCTCGACGCGCGCGTCTCCCTTGCGGAGGTCGCCTATCTCCTGGGGTATGCGGAGCCGAGCGTGTTTCACCGCGCATTCAAGCGGTGGACGGGCATGTCCCCCGAAACGTGGCGGGCGGCGAACACGCGTGAAACGTCGCGCTGA
- a CDS encoding MYXO-CTERM sorting domain-containing protein yields the protein MIDSSHAMGYKAHVRIFFSTVLLTLISTFTAVAVADVAGPHNVCDVEGLGCQQCYWSYGRDPGDQPEFDRCAGPLREKGLAEACRHKQGAGDVVFFCPAGAKPETRVVGGGCGGCTTAGAAEGAGMLVFAAGLGIAWTRRRRISRATGASGDSERRR from the coding sequence GTGATCGACAGTTCCCACGCCATGGGCTACAAGGCGCACGTGCGCATCTTCTTCTCGACCGTCCTTCTCACCTTGATTTCGACCTTCACCGCCGTTGCTGTGGCCGACGTGGCGGGGCCCCACAACGTTTGCGACGTCGAAGGGCTCGGCTGTCAGCAATGCTACTGGTCCTATGGTCGGGACCCTGGTGATCAGCCGGAATTCGATCGGTGCGCTGGTCCCCTTCGCGAAAAAGGGCTCGCGGAGGCTTGTCGCCACAAGCAGGGAGCCGGCGATGTGGTCTTCTTCTGCCCGGCGGGCGCGAAGCCCGAGACACGCGTGGTCGGCGGCGGCTGCGGCGGGTGCACGACGGCGGGGGCCGCGGAGGGCGCTGGGATGCTCGTGTTCGCGGCCGGCTTGGGGATTGCGTGGACGCGGCGTCGTCGGATATCCAGGGCGACGGGCGCTTCGGGAGATTCAGAGCGGAGGCGGTGA
- a CDS encoding monooxygenase has translation MREGNAWKKQASRIVFLGAVVALAPACGAEPTPAPTWYRDIQPLVDRSCAACHDGSGVGRLNLQDAATARALAPTMAARVEAGEMPPPALDPSCRPYADAERMYLGAEDRARFRAWADAGAPLGDPSEATAKPGNVAHIDDPDLVLEMPEAHEVAPDDDGNEYWCVVLDNPLATPTWIKAIEAVPGDPLVVHHIGLYRDAGHDAGAGYGVPPGTKGFSCRDPVLELDWQLLHAFAPGVSVMELPKDTGIRLDPGEQIVMQMHYYAPKPGALDRSAYRMRLATEAPAAEVFMDVFGPVPFTVPAGVSQHVERSVITNEGAPTTIYGLLPHMHLLGRSYDAWIEDDAGGRACVARGDFDFHHQALYVFDEPMQWQPGQRLVTECTWDNSATGKGQTHFPPLDVAWGEGTNQEMCFLVAYLSRP, from the coding sequence ATGAGGGAAGGAAACGCCTGGAAAAAGCAGGCATCGAGGATCGTCTTTTTGGGAGCCGTGGTCGCGTTGGCGCCGGCATGCGGCGCCGAGCCGACGCCCGCGCCCACGTGGTATCGGGACATCCAGCCGCTGGTCGATCGATCGTGCGCCGCGTGCCACGACGGGAGCGGCGTGGGCCGTTTGAACCTGCAGGACGCTGCGACGGCGCGGGCGCTCGCCCCCACGATGGCCGCGCGCGTGGAGGCAGGCGAGATGCCGCCCCCCGCGCTCGACCCTTCGTGCCGGCCTTATGCGGACGCGGAGCGGATGTACCTCGGCGCGGAAGATCGCGCGCGTTTTCGCGCCTGGGCCGACGCGGGGGCGCCGCTCGGCGATCCGAGCGAGGCCACGGCAAAGCCGGGAAACGTCGCGCACATCGACGACCCGGACCTCGTGCTCGAAATGCCCGAGGCGCACGAGGTCGCCCCAGACGACGACGGCAACGAATACTGGTGCGTGGTGCTCGACAATCCGCTCGCGACGCCCACGTGGATCAAGGCGATCGAGGCTGTGCCCGGCGACCCGCTCGTCGTGCATCACATCGGGCTCTACCGGGACGCGGGGCACGACGCGGGCGCGGGGTACGGCGTGCCGCCGGGCACGAAGGGATTTTCGTGCCGGGATCCGGTGCTGGAGCTCGATTGGCAGCTCCTGCATGCGTTCGCGCCGGGCGTCTCCGTGATGGAGCTCCCGAAGGACACGGGCATCCGGCTCGACCCCGGCGAGCAGATCGTGATGCAGATGCATTATTACGCCCCCAAACCGGGCGCGCTCGATCGGTCGGCGTACCGGATGCGCCTCGCGACGGAGGCGCCCGCCGCGGAGGTCTTCATGGACGTCTTCGGCCCGGTACCGTTCACGGTCCCCGCGGGCGTCTCGCAGCACGTCGAGCGGAGCGTGATCACGAACGAGGGCGCGCCGACCACGATCTACGGCCTCCTGCCACACATGCACCTGCTCGGTCGCTCGTACGACGCATGGATCGAGGACGACGCGGGCGGGCGGGCGTGCGTCGCGCGTGGGGATTTCGATTTCCACCACCAGGCGCTTTACGTGTTCGACGAGCCAATGCAGTGGCAGCCGGGGCAGCGGCTCGTCACCGAGTGCACCTGGGACAACTCGGCGACTGGAAAAGGACAAACCCATTTCCCGCCGCTCGACGTCGCCTGGGGCGAGGGGACGAACCAGGAGATGTGCTTCCTCGTGGCGTACCTGTCGCGGCCTTGA